A single region of the Neodiprion pinetum isolate iyNeoPine1 chromosome 5, iyNeoPine1.2, whole genome shotgun sequence genome encodes:
- the LOC124219148 gene encoding uncharacterized protein isoform X2: MRVILSVFVCCILVHTASVHGLWLSRDAWIVFATPNEPAVLSCKVVTDHPSNFTWMKERNGGSDENVDNSTKKSKFWRNNETHVTMELYFTSVTTEDYGTYRCMTITSTSRTSIPVHLRKYPNDFIWTVAVHKPESVLIKWNFDLFYPSHVDSFGIEYRENGTNQRLRTPLLSTPERIVTTASYTVNALKPNTVYEFRGLISDPRDLISDKDSYAFSRWVTTSDKVSARIVPCRTIVIVEAHERAILSCDVIGNQMTGFIWQHKGNSRNSTNIWSNNNTHVTMELEFANVTTDQSEYYTCQANSSGQLVSAQIILLVSELDFGPCKVGAIGTDRIYVNWNYTNIISDFTNYYNEYVGITIKYKADNTNEWHGPVQIFNSSIDPVASHYAISGLKNFTLYQITIIFDSYERQFHGVVKSFVLSKWVSTFEKELDYVPTVRIVRQIMDTITIRWSQPAPELREYIDAYLLSVEYSNKTNRHFRWEKYKAGYHDEAVVHLSPSISYDLQVRACFDDYCPDQHASAVMEGVMTSDADGRQHSREEQHSKPDTEFPVLTIDVTRDEKNITTNSNASFTCSISVQGYEGWWTKKGNRVRSLNHSDNEISWTVIVEDAREGGRYVYTCEARMSDDLRTSKTMLVTVILPAENVIIDAATVYSRPYDPTILSCDFFGYRLSNFKWRKFWAYDRRQFYKASSVSKFNETHIRITLSNPIYTINLEAGKYECEATNYRLDYIRGSIRLDVANESPLQLKAHTIGSKLICLRWFDMESRGDTHLVQSFQNGSRDWQDTFSVPVVGNKYYSGYVVRQFTRNTSYWFKVVVVSAGERLASTYSSWIAPTEKDIAYFPNITLTSKSTNSIAIEWPIPTEELRDHINVYQISVNYTYNGSKIVYSQNTTQTHFVLGKLQPLTSHDLEVRACFRAVSTDCYSSDVRRGVFTNSIDGENITPYEEPGTQVETWIAPIGSVLLLLIVLGTWQFYSKSKKRKIVRERLAYFYSEEPIFFNPELAISDQADLLPYNKKWEFPRKLLKLDEELGSGSFGIVWKARAKTIRRPEVISVVAVKTVRPTASLRCMKALLRELKILIYLGHHPNIVSLLGACTRNLDYGQLLVIVEFCRFGNLHDYLWRCRSKFVDELNTDSEKIHEFHADADPINVETNSTNSALRQNDTTSFVEDSCDSNDHPGTSTRVEDLAADSNSQSPEIKPSSKYPGDFTNAELDPVRTQDLVSWAWQISRGMQYLAAKKVLHGDLAARNVLLSEDNIVKICDFGLSKSLQEDDSCKDEGNDPLPVKWMAIESLKDGIFSVKSDVWSFGVVLWELFSLAKTPYPEVNPENMCETLIDGYRMKQPKYAPKSIYRMMLQCWEANPSDRPSFVDLERSIGDLIEDEVKMHYIELYSRRYKTYTEITEFRNTRTPENHDPNILQEPSEPHD; this comes from the exons ATGCGCGTGATTCTTTCGGTATTTGTTTGTTGTATCCTGGTTCACACCGCATCTGTACATGGAC TGTGGTTAAGTCGAGATGCGTGGATAGTTTTTGCAACACCAAATGAACCCGCAGTTCTCTCGTGTAAAGTTGTAACTGATCATCCGTCAAATTTTACGTGgatgaaagagagaaatggTGGAAGCGATGAGAATGTTGACAATTCTACGAAGAAAAGCAAGTTTTGGCGGAATAACGAAACTCACGTTACTATGGAGCTTTACTTCACAAGCGTCACGACCGAGGACTATGGAACTTACAGATGCATGACAATAACGTCAACTAGCCGTACTTCGATTCCTGTCCACCTCCGAAAATATCCAAATGATTTTATCTGGACTGTCGCAGTTCATAAACCAGAATCTGTTCTCATAAAGtggaactttgacttgttTTACCCAAGTCACGTTGATTCGTTTGGAATTGAGTATCGGGAAAATGGTACGAATCAACGACTACGGACACCCTTACTTTCCACTCCGGAGCGAATTGTTACTACAGCTTCTTACACCGTAAATGCATTGAAACCCAACACCGTATACGAATTCAGGGGCCTAATTTCAGATCCGAGGGATCTGATCTCCGACAAAGACTCTTACGCTTTTTCAAGATGGGTGACGACGTCCGATAAAG TTTCCGCAAGGATAGTTCCATGTCGTACCATTGTTATTGTTGAGGCACACGAACGTGCAATTCTGTCATGTGACGTGATAGGGAATCAAATGACAGGCTTCATCTGGCAACACAAGGGAAATTCAAGAAATTCAACCAATATTTGGTCGAACAACAACACTCATGTTACAATGGAACTGGAATTTGCTAATGTCACGACCGACCAATCTGAATATTACACATGCCAGGCGAACAGTTCCGGCCAACTTGTATCAGCGCAGATTATTCTCCTAGTCAGTGAACTTGATTTTGGCCCTTGCAAGGTCGGAGCGATTGGAACAGATCGAATTTACGTCAACTGGAACTATACAAATATCATTAGCGATTTTACCAATTACTATAACGAATATGTTGGAATTACAATTAAATACAAGGCAGATAATACAAATGAGTGGCACGGACCagtacaaattttcaattcatccaTTGATCCAGTTGCAAGCCACTACGCCATAAgtggattgaaaaatttcactctctaTCAAATCACTATCATATTTGATTCATACGAGCGTCAATTTCATGGTGTGGTAAAATCCTTCGTTCTTTCAAAGTGGGTTTCAACGTTTGAGAAAG AACTGGATTATGTTCCAACTGTGCGGATTGTGAGACAAATTATGGACACAATAACGATCAGATGGTCGCAACCAGCGCCAGAGCTGCGGGAATACATTGACGCCTATCTTCTATCAGTCGAATACAGTAACAAGACAAACAGACATTTTCGTTGGGAAAAGTATAAGGCTGGATACCATGATGAAGCGGTTGTGCACCTTTCACCTTCTATCAGTTATGATCTGCAGGTGCGAGCTTGTTTCGACGATTACTGTCCCGACCAGCATGCAAGTGCCGTTATGGAAGGCGTCATGACCAGCGATGCAG ATGGAAGACAACACTCACGTGAAGAGCAACATTCAAAACCTGATACGGAGTTTCCAGTACTGACAATCGACGTAActcgagatgaaaaaaatattactacAAACAGCAATGCCTCGTTCACTTGCAGCATCAGTGTTCAGGGATACGAGGGTTGGTGGACCAAGAAAGGGAATCGCGTCAGGTCTCTCAATCATTCTGACAACGAGATCAGCTGGACTGTAATTGTGGAAGATGCTAGGGAAGGAGGCAGATACGTTTACACCTGTGAAGCAAGGATGTCAGATGATTTGCGCACTAGTAAAACAATGCTCGTTACAGTGATAC TGCCCGCGGAAAATGTAATCATAGATGCTGCAACGGTGTATTCGAGGCCATACGATCCAACCATTCTGTCGTGCGACTTCTTTGGATATCGGTTGTCGAATTTCAAGTGGCGAAAATTCTGGGCTTATGACAGACGACAATTCTACAAAGCTTCCAGTGTGTCAAAGTTCAACGAAACTCACATCAGGATAACTTTGTCAAATCCAATTTACACCATAAACTTGGAAGCTGGGAAGTACGAATGCGAGGCGACGAATTACAGACTTGATTACATCCGCGGATCCATTCGTCTCGATGTCGCCAACGAATCACCCTTGCAATTAAAGGCCCACACCATCGGGTCCAAGCTCATTTGCTTACGCTGGTTCGACATGGAATCCCGAGGAGACACGCATCTGGTACAATCTTTTCAAAATGGTTCTCGTGACTGGCAAGATACGTTTTCGGTGCCAGTTGTAGGAAACAAGTACTATAGTGGCTACGTTGTGAGGCAATTCACACGCAACACTTCCTACTGGTTCAAGGTCGTTGTCGTCAGCGCGGGTGAAAGACTCGCAAGCACTTATTCCAGCTGGATTGCCCCTACGGAAAAAG ACATTGCGTACtttccgaacatcaccttgaCATCGAAGTCGACAAATTCGATCGCTATCGAATGGCCGATTCCAACAGAAGAGCTACGTGATCACATAAACGTGTACCAAATATCAGTCAACTACACGTACAATGGGAGCAAGATTGTTTATTCACAAAATACTACGCAAACTCATTTTGTTCTCGGAAAACTTCAGCCTTTAACCAGCCATGACTTGGAAGTAAGAGCTTGCTTCAGAGCCGTTAGTACGGATTGTTATTCGAGTGACGTTCGGAGAGGGGTTTTCACCAACAGCATAG ATGGGGAAAACATTACTCCATATGAGGAACCCGGGACTCAAGTCGAAACATGGATAGCTCCGATAGGATCAGTTTTGCTCCTTCTCATCGTTCTGGGAACCTGGCAGTTTTACAGTAAa tcaaaGAAGCGGAAGATTGTTAGAGAAAGACTCGCCTATTTCTACAGCGAGgaaccgatttttttcaatccagaACTTGCCATCAGTGATCAGGCCGATTTATTACCTTACAATAAGAAATGGGAATTTCCGCGAAAGCTACTGAAACTTG acGAGGAACTGGGAAGTGGCTCATTCGGAATAGTCTGGAAAGCCAGGGCGAAAACGATCCGTCGACCCGAGGTGATTTCGGTGGTCGCAGTCAAAACGGTACGACCAACAGCCAGCCTTCGCTGCATGAAAGCCCTTCTTCGCGAACTCAAAATTCTCATCTATCTCGGTCACCATCCTAACATCGTCAGCCTTCTTGGTGCTTGTACGAGGAATCTTGATTACG GCCAACTCTTAGTCATCGTGGAATTTTGCCGCTTCGGGAACTTGCACGACTACTTGTGGCGCTGCAGGTCAAAGTTCGTCGACGAATTGAATACCGACTCCGAGAAAATTCATGAATTCCATGCTGATGCTGACCCGATCAACGTTGAAACGAATAG TACAAACTCGGCACTGCGTCAGAATGATACCACTTCGTTTGTGGAAGATTCATGTGACAGCAACGATCATCCGGGTACCAGTACAAGGGTGGAAGATTTGGCCGCCGACAGCAACTCGCAATCACCGGAAATTAAACCATCGTCCAAGTACCCGGGTGATTTCACGAATGCGGAATTGGATCCGGTTCGCACGCAAGACTTGGTGTCTTGGGCTTGGCAGATTTCCCGCGGCATGCAATATCTTGCGGCTAAAAAG GTGCTGCACGGTGATTTGGCAGCCAGGAACGTACTGCTTTCCGAAGACAACATCGTCAAGATATGTGACTTTGGCTTGTCCAAATCCCTCCAGGAAGACGACAGTTGCAAGGACGAGGGAAACGACCCTCTTCCCGTAAAGTGGATGGCCATCGAATCGCTCAAAGACGGAATATTTTCGGTAAAATCGGACGTCTGGTCGTTCGGGGTCGTTTTGTGGGAATTATTCTCGCTCGCCAAAACTCCTTACCCCGAAGTGAACCCCGAAAACATGTGCGAAACACTTATCGATGGTTATCGCATGAAGCAACCTAAGTATGCACCCAAAAGCAT TTATCGGATGATGCTGCAATGTTGGGAAGCAAATCCATCAGATCGACCCTCTTTCGTTGATCTTGAGCGCAGTATCGGTGATCTAATAGAGGACGAAGTGAAAATG CATTACATCGAGTTGTACAGTCGACGTTACAAGACGTACACCGAAATCACGGAATTCCGGAATACAAGGACCCCCGAAAATCATGATCCAAACATCCTACAGGAACCAAGCGAACCGCATGATTGA